A region from the Gossypium hirsutum isolate 1008001.06 chromosome A08, Gossypium_hirsutum_v2.1, whole genome shotgun sequence genome encodes:
- the LOC107963317 gene encoding probable galacturonosyltransferase-like 4, whose translation MIELGSSGLSFSVIRIPSLLYCGRGKYEPRVVVSSNSTFPYLNFRVHCFHSNLVPGKISKSFGQALDQPLNYICEALPSSDILPPDVERVLYFDSDLLVVDDIVKLRVDLEGRVLAPPEHHHLLTTFNGRKLCYFNTGVMVVHVDKWRQGG comes from the coding sequence ATGATCGAGTTGGGCTCATCAGGTTTGAGTTTTTCAGTCATCCGTATCCCTAGTTTGCTCTATTGTGGACGGGGAAAATACGAGCCTCGAGTGGTTGTTAGCAGCAACTCGACCTTCCCTTACCTCAACTTTAGAGTTCACTGCTTTCACTCCAACCTAGTTCCTGGCAAGATATCGAAATCTTTTGGCCAAGCATTGGACCAACCTTTGAACTATATATGCGAGGCTTTACCTAGCTCTGATATACTACCACCAGATGTTGAACGTGTCTTATACTTTGATTCCGACCTTCTTGTGGTGGATGACATTGTCAAACTTAGGGTTGATTTAGAAGGAAGAGTGTTGGCGCCGCCCGAACACCATCATCTACTTACTACTTTTAATGGAAGAAAGCTATGTTATTTCAACACTGGAGTTATGGTGGTGCATGTTGATAAGTGGAGGCAAGGAGGGTAA